In Kineococcus sp. NBC_00420, a single genomic region encodes these proteins:
- a CDS encoding SpoIIE family protein phosphatase encodes MVFSLPFGSAADLRSAYEAVDWSATTLGTPDEWPRTLRRALELALETRFPVLIAWGPDLTMLYNQVYADTIGRKHPALGRPVREVFAETWAELEPLFARAMTGDAVWFTDMPVMMDRSGFLEETFFTFSYSPVRDDGGAIAGVVDIAAETTRQVQDHRRLELLSRLGDLATELQPPLELAKRALDVLTTLPADLRAVDLQLPGHESTLPPPPSVLSPRQVLVQDEPGAPRLAWVRIPAALGGESQGVLAAVLSDHIALDATYRDFLRLVAATVGDALSAAASYEAERRRADLQQWQARRLAGLVAVAQAMPDAQDEHDVLQVLGRGAIGLLEADGIVLGVLQDRSLQVLGDVDDPAAAALAGALGGAPVVRDDGPGTSAAWPLRLTDRVVGALGLSWRRDRVLTAEDDDLLNALAASTAQALDRVRALRSERKAAAAVRSLAETLQRSLLTSAPLPQHLEIAVRYLPAAEHAQVGGDWHDAFLTASGTTCLVIGDVTGHDQDAAAAMGQVRNLLRGIGYSLEVSPAAALAALDRAMRDLGVGALATGVLATIEPLDGSQDWRLRWSNAGHPPPLVVSPDGSSQLLRTRPDLLLGLEAEFVRADHVHGLPPGATVLLYTDGLVERRGASIDDGLQWLAETAAGFADRSPAEICDAVLEHVAGHAEDDVAVLAVRVRPDPLDEAVIPS; translated from the coding sequence GTGGTGTTCAGTCTGCCCTTCGGCTCCGCGGCAGACCTGCGGTCGGCCTACGAGGCCGTCGACTGGTCCGCGACGACCCTGGGGACGCCGGACGAGTGGCCCCGCACCCTTCGCCGAGCCCTCGAGCTGGCGCTCGAGACGCGGTTCCCGGTCCTCATCGCCTGGGGCCCCGACCTCACGATGCTCTACAACCAGGTCTACGCCGACACGATCGGCCGCAAGCACCCCGCGCTGGGACGCCCCGTCCGCGAGGTCTTCGCCGAGACCTGGGCGGAGCTGGAACCCCTCTTCGCCCGGGCGATGACCGGGGACGCCGTCTGGTTCACCGACATGCCGGTGATGATGGACCGCAGCGGGTTCCTGGAGGAGACGTTCTTCACGTTCTCCTACTCCCCGGTCCGCGACGACGGCGGGGCCATCGCCGGGGTGGTGGACATCGCGGCGGAGACCACCCGACAGGTGCAGGACCACCGTCGCCTCGAACTCCTCAGCCGCCTCGGCGACCTCGCCACCGAGCTGCAGCCGCCGCTCGAACTGGCGAAGCGCGCCCTGGACGTGCTGACGACGCTGCCCGCGGACCTGCGGGCGGTCGACCTCCAGCTGCCCGGCCACGAGTCGACGTTGCCGCCCCCGCCGTCCGTGCTGAGCCCCCGCCAGGTCCTCGTGCAGGACGAACCGGGTGCGCCGAGACTCGCCTGGGTCCGCATCCCGGCGGCCCTCGGGGGCGAGTCCCAGGGGGTCCTGGCGGCCGTGCTCAGCGACCACATCGCCCTCGACGCCACCTACCGCGACTTCCTCCGCCTCGTCGCCGCCACCGTGGGCGACGCCCTGTCCGCCGCCGCGTCCTACGAGGCCGAACGTCGCCGCGCGGACCTGCAGCAGTGGCAGGCCCGGCGCCTCGCCGGTCTCGTCGCCGTCGCCCAGGCCATGCCCGACGCCCAGGACGAGCACGACGTCCTGCAGGTCCTCGGCCGCGGCGCGATCGGCCTGCTCGAGGCCGACGGCATCGTGCTCGGGGTCCTCCAGGACCGCAGCCTGCAGGTCCTGGGCGACGTCGACGACCCCGCGGCCGCCGCGCTCGCGGGAGCCCTCGGCGGGGCACCGGTCGTCCGCGACGACGGCCCCGGCACGAGCGCCGCCTGGCCGCTGCGCCTGACCGACCGCGTCGTCGGCGCCCTCGGCCTCTCCTGGCGCCGGGACCGCGTCCTCACCGCCGAGGACGACGACCTCCTCAACGCCCTCGCCGCCTCCACCGCGCAGGCGCTGGACCGGGTCCGGGCGCTGCGCTCCGAACGCAAGGCGGCCGCCGCCGTCCGCAGCCTGGCGGAGACGTTGCAGCGCAGCCTGTTGACGTCGGCGCCGCTGCCCCAGCACCTCGAGATCGCCGTCCGCTACCTCCCCGCCGCCGAGCACGCTCAGGTCGGTGGCGACTGGCACGACGCCTTCCTCACCGCCTCCGGCACCACCTGCCTGGTCATCGGCGACGTCACCGGTCACGACCAGGACGCCGCCGCCGCGATGGGTCAGGTCCGCAACCTGCTGCGCGGCATCGGCTACTCCCTGGAGGTCTCGCCCGCCGCGGCGCTCGCCGCCCTGGACCGGGCGATGCGCGACCTCGGGGTCGGTGCGCTGGCGACCGGCGTGCTCGCCACGATCGAACCCCTCGACGGGTCGCAGGACTGGCGGCTGCGCTGGTCCAACGCCGGCCACCCCCCGCCGCTGGTCGTCTCGCCGGACGGTTCGAGCCAGCTCCTGCGGACCCGGCCGGACCTGCTGCTGGGCCTGGAGGCGGAGTTCGTCCGGGCCGACCACGTCCACGGCCTCCCGCCGGGCGCGACGGTCCTGCTCTACACCGACGGGCTCGTGGAACGCCGCGGCGCCTCGATCGACGACGGCCTGCAGTGGCTCGCGGAGACCGCCGCGGGGTTCGCCGACCGCTCGCCCGCCGAGATCTGCGACGCCGTGCTGGAACACGTCGCCGGCCACGCCGAGGACGACGTCGCGGTCCTGGCGGTGCGGGTCCGCCCGGACCCCCTCGACGAGGCCGTCATCCCGTCCTGA
- the soxR gene encoding redox-sensitive transcriptional activator SoxR: MSVRDDLLSIGTVAERAGLSVPALRYYEERGLLSPVRDAGGRRRFPRHVLRRLAVIAAGQRVGLSLADIGEALDTLPSDRAPSAREWSRVGEVWQRLLDARIRELQALRTSLTGCIGCGCLSLTRCTLFNPHDAARDEGSGSRWLRDAEHGPAKLGREPGP; encoded by the coding sequence GTGAGCGTGCGAGACGACCTGCTGAGCATCGGCACCGTGGCCGAACGCGCCGGACTCAGCGTCCCCGCGTTGCGCTACTACGAGGAACGCGGGCTGCTCAGCCCGGTCCGCGACGCCGGGGGGCGACGCCGCTTCCCCCGTCACGTCCTGCGGCGCCTCGCCGTCATCGCCGCCGGACAGCGCGTCGGCCTCTCCCTGGCCGACATCGGCGAGGCCCTCGACACCCTGCCGTCCGACCGGGCCCCCTCCGCCCGGGAGTGGTCGCGGGTCGGGGAGGTCTGGCAGCGGCTCCTCGACGCCCGCATCCGGGAGCTGCAGGCCCTGCGCACGTCGCTGACCGGGTGCATCGGCTGCGGGTGCCTCTCGCTGACCCGCTGCACCTTGTTCAACCCCCACGACGCCGCCCGCGACGAGGGCAGCGGCTCGCGCTGGTTGCGCGACGCCGAGCACGGCCCGGCGAAGCTCGGGAGGGAACCCGGGCCCTAG
- a CDS encoding VOC family protein — protein MRIDHVQFPVPDVSAGTAFFRDVLGLPVDGGLVQVGRSRLRLVPAADAVPATQHLAFSVPGDAGRAAHDWLAQRVELLGHDGQDLFEAPPSWDACSSYFLGADGTVLELIARRRRPERLGGDDFGPGHLLAISEVGIPVASVAEARRRLAREVGAAPFGGPGSETFSAVGDDDGLLVLVTPGRAWFPTRDHLARPSRLVVDLSGTRGRGELVLDGGTLVRYD, from the coding sequence GTGCGCATCGACCACGTGCAGTTCCCCGTGCCGGACGTCTCCGCCGGCACCGCCTTCTTCCGCGACGTGCTGGGCCTGCCCGTCGACGGGGGGCTCGTCCAGGTCGGCCGGAGCCGGTTGCGGCTGGTTCCCGCCGCCGACGCGGTCCCCGCGACGCAGCACCTGGCGTTCTCGGTGCCGGGCGACGCGGGCCGCGCGGCGCACGACTGGCTGGCGCAGCGGGTGGAGCTCCTCGGCCACGACGGGCAGGACCTGTTCGAGGCGCCACCGTCCTGGGACGCCTGCTCCAGCTACTTCCTCGGCGCCGACGGGACCGTCCTGGAACTGATCGCGCGTCGGCGACGGCCGGAACGTCTCGGCGGCGACGACTTCGGGCCCGGGCACCTGCTGGCGATCAGCGAGGTGGGGATCCCGGTGGCGTCGGTGGCGGAGGCCCGGCGGCGACTGGCGCGCGAGGTGGGGGCGGCGCCGTTCGGGGGTCCGGGGTCGGAGACGTTCAGCGCCGTCGGCGACGACGACGGGCTGCTGGTGCTCGTCACGCCCGGTCGGGCCTGGTTCCCGACGCGGGACCACCTGGCCCGGCCGTCGCGACTGGTGGTGGACCTGTCCGGGACGCGGGGTCGCGGTGAGCTGGTGCTCGACGGCGGCACGCTCGTGCGGTATGATTGA
- a CDS encoding LLM class flavin-dependent oxidoreductase, which yields MEIGVSAFAETTEHPETGALLSHAERLREIVEEIEVADQVGLDVYGLGEHHRPDYAASAPAVVLAAAATRTTRIRLSSAVTVLSSEDPVRVFQQFATLDGLSNGRAEIMAGRGSFIESFPLFGYDLEDYDDLYAEKLDLLLRIRENPERVNWSGGRFRADVPGLGVYPLPVQQPLPVWIAVGGNPQSVVRAGTLGLPLAIAIIGGMPEQFAPLADLYREAGARAGHDPSTLRIATHSHGFVAPTTQQATDVHFKPYQAVMNGLGRERGWNHFSRTSYEAARSRRGALLVGSPEEVAEKIVKQHEQLGIDRFMLHVSAGTMPHADVLRAIELLGTEVAPLVRKALAP from the coding sequence GTGGAGATCGGCGTCAGCGCGTTCGCGGAGACCACCGAGCACCCGGAGACGGGCGCCCTGCTCAGCCACGCGGAACGGCTGCGCGAGATCGTCGAGGAGATCGAGGTCGCCGACCAGGTCGGCCTCGACGTCTACGGCCTCGGCGAGCACCACCGTCCCGACTACGCCGCGTCCGCCCCCGCCGTCGTGCTGGCCGCGGCGGCCACCCGGACCACGCGGATCCGGCTCTCCAGCGCCGTCACCGTGCTGAGCTCCGAGGACCCCGTCCGGGTGTTCCAGCAGTTCGCGACCCTCGACGGGCTCTCGAACGGCCGCGCCGAGATCATGGCCGGCCGCGGGTCCTTCATCGAGTCGTTCCCGCTGTTCGGCTACGACCTCGAGGACTACGACGACCTCTACGCCGAGAAGCTCGACCTCCTGCTGAGGATCCGCGAGAACCCCGAACGCGTGAACTGGTCCGGCGGGAGGTTCCGGGCCGACGTCCCCGGCCTCGGCGTGTACCCGCTACCCGTGCAGCAGCCGCTGCCGGTGTGGATCGCGGTCGGCGGGAACCCGCAGTCCGTCGTGCGCGCGGGAACCCTCGGCCTGCCGCTGGCCATCGCCATCATCGGCGGGATGCCCGAGCAGTTCGCGCCGCTGGCCGACCTCTACCGCGAAGCGGGCGCCCGGGCCGGCCACGACCCGTCGACGCTGCGGATCGCGACCCACTCCCACGGGTTCGTGGCCCCGACGACGCAGCAGGCCACCGACGTGCACTTCAAGCCCTACCAGGCCGTCATGAACGGACTCGGCCGTGAGCGCGGCTGGAACCACTTCTCCCGCACCAGCTACGAGGCGGCCCGCAGCCGCCGTGGCGCCCTGCTCGTCGGGTCGCCGGAGGAGGTCGCGGAGAAGATCGTGAAGCAGCACGAACAGCTCGGGATCGACCGGTTCATGCTGCACGTCAGCGCCGGGACGATGCCGCACGCCGACGTCCTGCGGGCCATCGAACTGCTGGGCACCGAGGTCGCCCCCCTGGTCCGCAAGGCCCTCGCCCCCTGA
- a CDS encoding DUF3618 domain-containing protein, giving the protein MSDSLPNSAVPTDRAGLERDIAETRARLASTADALAAKADVKAQASAKVEDVKAKVHEVSAGAPGSGAQQSGVLIAGIVVVTALAVWLVVRKR; this is encoded by the coding sequence ATGAGCGACAGCCTCCCGAACAGTGCCGTCCCGACCGACCGCGCGGGGCTCGAGCGCGACATCGCCGAGACCCGCGCCCGCCTGGCCTCCACCGCGGACGCGCTCGCGGCCAAGGCCGACGTGAAGGCGCAGGCGAGCGCCAAGGTCGAGGACGTCAAGGCGAAGGTCCACGAGGTCAGCGCCGGCGCCCCCGGCTCCGGCGCTCAGCAGAGCGGTGTGCTGATCGCCGGCATCGTGGTGGTCACTGCGCTGGCCGTGTGGTTGGTCGTGCGCAAGCGCTGA
- a CDS encoding phage holin family protein, with the protein MSQPTGSTRSDDLSVSHGPGPVQSPTRADETVGQLIGQLTEQVSHLVRDEVALAKVELTEKGKKAGLGLGMFSGAGLLAFFGFGALVTTAILALAMVVSAWLAALIVGVVLFLVAGALALVGRKEFQQVTPALPQATVDSVKQDVNAVKEGFQR; encoded by the coding sequence ATGAGCCAACCCACGGGGTCCACCCGGAGCGACGACCTGAGCGTCTCGCACGGACCGGGACCGGTCCAGTCCCCGACGCGCGCGGACGAGACCGTCGGGCAGCTGATCGGTCAGCTGACCGAACAGGTGTCCCACCTCGTCCGTGACGAGGTCGCGCTCGCCAAGGTCGAGCTGACCGAGAAGGGCAAGAAGGCGGGTCTCGGCCTCGGGATGTTCTCGGGGGCGGGCCTGCTGGCCTTCTTCGGCTTCGGTGCCCTCGTGACCACCGCGATCCTGGCGCTGGCGATGGTGGTGAGCGCCTGGCTCGCGGCCCTGATCGTCGGGGTCGTGCTGTTCCTCGTCGCCGGCGCCCTGGCCCTGGTGGGCCGCAAGGAGTTCCAGCAGGTCACCCCGGCGCTTCCGCAGGCGACGGTGGACAGCGTCAAGCAGGACGTCAACGCCGTGAAGGAAGGGTTCCAGCGATGA
- the pruA gene encoding L-glutamate gamma-semialdehyde dehydrogenase translates to MHSVTDVPAPRNEPIHGYAPGSPERKLLLESLAEQAGNPVELTQTIGGKSVLGGGEKVDVVQPHRHASVLGTFGTATREQARQAVDAALAAGPAWAAMDYDDRAAVFLRAADLLSGPWREKIAAATMLGQSKTAQQAEIDAPCELVDFWRWNVSFGRRLLAEQPVSSPGVWNRMDHRPLEGFVYAITPFNFTAIAGNLPTAPALMGNTVVWKPSPTQTLSAWWTLKLLEAAGLPPGVINLLTGDGRDVSEVVLADRDLAGIHFTGSTATFQHLWRAVGENIANYRTYPRLVGETGGKDFVLAHPSADPAILSNAMLLGAFEYQGQKCSAASRAFVPQSVWDVMGEEFLAKVDSLRFGDVSDLSNFGGAVIDARSYAKNVAAIERAKATPGLTVAAGGTYDDSEGYFVRPTVVLGQDPTDDAFCTEYFGPVLAVHVFDDARPGAWEETLRTVDAGSPYGLTGSVIATDRAAVAHASEALRFTAGNFYVNDKPTGAVVGQQPFGGSRASGTNDKAGSILNLQRWTSPRALKETFVAPTDHVYPHMR, encoded by the coding sequence GTGCACTCCGTGACCGACGTCCCCGCCCCCCGCAACGAACCGATCCACGGCTACGCCCCCGGCAGCCCCGAGCGGAAGCTGCTGCTGGAGTCCCTCGCCGAGCAGGCGGGCAACCCCGTGGAACTCACCCAGACCATCGGGGGGAAGTCCGTCCTCGGCGGCGGCGAGAAGGTCGACGTCGTGCAGCCGCACCGGCACGCGAGCGTCCTCGGGACGTTCGGGACGGCCACCAGGGAACAGGCCCGGCAGGCGGTGGACGCGGCGCTGGCGGCCGGTCCGGCGTGGGCCGCGATGGACTACGACGACCGCGCCGCGGTGTTCCTGCGCGCGGCCGACCTGCTCTCCGGTCCGTGGCGCGAGAAGATCGCGGCCGCGACGATGCTCGGGCAGTCCAAGACCGCGCAGCAGGCCGAGATCGACGCGCCCTGCGAACTCGTCGACTTCTGGCGCTGGAACGTCTCCTTCGGGCGCCGGCTGCTCGCGGAGCAGCCGGTCAGTTCCCCCGGCGTCTGGAACCGGATGGACCACCGTCCGCTCGAGGGGTTCGTCTACGCGATCACCCCGTTCAACTTCACCGCCATCGCGGGGAACCTGCCGACCGCCCCCGCGCTCATGGGCAACACCGTCGTCTGGAAACCCTCCCCGACGCAGACGCTCTCGGCGTGGTGGACGCTCAAGCTGCTGGAGGCCGCGGGACTCCCCCCGGGGGTGATCAACCTGCTCACCGGTGACGGCCGGGACGTCTCCGAGGTCGTCCTCGCGGACCGCGACCTCGCCGGGATCCACTTCACGGGGTCCACGGCGACGTTCCAGCACCTGTGGCGTGCGGTGGGCGAGAACATCGCGAACTACCGCACCTACCCGCGACTCGTCGGTGAGACCGGGGGCAAGGACTTCGTGCTCGCCCACCCCTCGGCCGACCCGGCGATCCTGTCCAACGCCATGCTGCTCGGCGCCTTCGAGTACCAGGGGCAGAAGTGCTCCGCCGCGTCCCGCGCCTTCGTCCCGCAGTCGGTCTGGGACGTCATGGGGGAGGAGTTCCTCGCCAAGGTCGACTCGCTGCGCTTCGGCGACGTCAGCGACCTCTCGAACTTCGGCGGTGCCGTCATCGACGCCCGCAGCTACGCGAAGAACGTCGCCGCGATCGAGCGCGCGAAGGCGACACCCGGCCTGACCGTCGCCGCCGGCGGGACCTACGACGACTCCGAGGGCTACTTCGTCCGCCCCACCGTCGTCCTGGGGCAGGACCCCACCGACGACGCGTTCTGCACGGAGTACTTCGGTCCGGTCCTCGCCGTCCACGTGTTCGACGACGCGCGCCCCGGGGCCTGGGAGGAGACGCTGCGGACGGTCGACGCGGGTTCCCCCTACGGGTTGACCGGTTCGGTCATCGCGACCGACCGCGCCGCCGTGGCCCACGCCTCCGAGGCGCTGCGCTTCACCGCGGGCAACTTCTACGTCAACGACAAGCCGACCGGCGCGGTCGTCGGCCAGCAGCCCTTCGGTGGTTCCCGGGCCTCGGGCACCAACGACAAGGCGGGTTCGATCCTCAACCTGCAGCGCTGGACCAGTCCGCGGGCCCTCAAGGAGACGTTCGTGGCGCCGACGGACCACGTGTACCCGCACATGCGGTGA
- a CDS encoding proline dehydrogenase family protein — translation MFGQLLLGVAGNRGVRSLVTGSSLSRPVVARFIAGDDVAAATAAVRALHGDGIAVSLDRLGEDITEASQADETVAGYRDVVERLAAEGLAAGNEISIKLSALGQGLGPTGPRAATERAHALAELARAHGVDVTVDMEDHTRVDDTLETVRALRQDFPRTGCVLQAMLRRTEGDARDLAVPGSRVRLVKGAYNEPPEVAYPAKADVDKAYVRSLKVLLDGGAYPMIATHDLRLVNLAESLLRGRPEGTAEFQMLYGIRSGEQLRLARAGHTVRVYVPYGTDWYGYFSRRLAERPANLAFFARSLVAG, via the coding sequence GTGTTCGGACAACTCCTCCTCGGCGTCGCCGGCAACCGCGGCGTGCGGTCCCTGGTGACCGGCAGCAGCCTCAGCCGCCCCGTCGTCGCCCGCTTCATCGCCGGTGACGACGTCGCCGCCGCCACCGCGGCGGTGCGCGCCCTGCACGGCGACGGCATCGCCGTCAGCCTCGACCGCCTCGGGGAGGACATCACCGAGGCGAGCCAGGCCGACGAGACCGTCGCGGGGTACCGCGACGTCGTCGAACGCCTCGCGGCCGAGGGGTTGGCCGCGGGCAACGAGATCTCGATCAAGCTCTCCGCGCTCGGTCAGGGCCTCGGTCCGACCGGTCCGCGAGCGGCCACCGAACGGGCCCACGCCCTCGCCGAGCTCGCCCGCGCCCACGGTGTCGACGTCACCGTCGACATGGAGGACCACACCCGCGTCGACGACACCCTCGAGACCGTGCGCGCCCTGCGCCAGGACTTCCCCCGCACCGGCTGCGTCCTGCAGGCCATGCTGCGCCGCACCGAGGGCGACGCCCGCGACCTCGCCGTGCCCGGTTCCCGGGTCCGCCTCGTCAAGGGCGCCTACAACGAACCCCCCGAGGTCGCGTACCCGGCGAAGGCCGACGTCGACAAGGCCTACGTCCGCTCCCTGAAGGTCCTGCTCGACGGCGGTGCCTACCCGATGATCGCCACCCACGACCTGCGCCTCGTGAATCTCGCCGAGTCGCTCCTGCGGGGCCGTCCCGAGGGGACCGCCGAGTTCCAGATGCTCTACGGCATCCGGTCCGGGGAGCAGCTCCGCCTCGCGCGGGCCGGGCACACCGTCCGCGTCTACGTGCCCTACGGCACCGACTGGTACGGCTACTTCTCCCGTCGCCTCGCCGAACGACCCGCGAACCTCGCCTTCTTCGCCCGCTCCCTCGTCGCCGGCTGA
- a CDS encoding PucR family transcriptional regulator, with product MNPADQLQDLVDSVAEQTGAPVTLEDRDLLLVASSGHDEVIDDVRRSSILRRRSDPVVQQLFAGFGIARATGPLRIPGDPDAGRLPRWCVPVRWRGVTYGYLWLLDPHERVRATHLERVRDALDLVAAHLATRARAADRTTWAVGELLSSDAGSRAQAVEELQRDGLLPPVVTVVALAPADGGPTGTVNGWLLPRSVLVSAVGHRAALVVPGTLDGAGIAARAAGALSSQHPAGVAVGVSGIVNATQAHTGWQQADAALRSGGAGVREWERLGALRLHALADPVALSTVVRDERAVRLFATEPELVETARTYLDLAGSAQRTAAALSIHRQTLYHRLRRIAAVSGYDLDDGRDRLALHLALVLG from the coding sequence GTGAACCCGGCCGACCAGCTCCAGGACCTCGTCGACTCCGTCGCGGAGCAGACGGGGGCGCCGGTGACCCTGGAGGACCGGGACCTGCTGCTGGTGGCCTCCTCCGGTCACGACGAGGTCATCGACGACGTGCGCCGCAGCTCGATCCTGCGCCGGCGCTCCGACCCGGTCGTGCAGCAGCTGTTCGCGGGCTTCGGCATCGCCCGGGCGACCGGGCCGCTGCGCATCCCGGGCGACCCCGACGCCGGGCGCCTCCCCCGGTGGTGCGTACCGGTGCGCTGGCGCGGCGTGACCTACGGCTACCTGTGGCTGCTGGACCCGCACGAACGGGTGCGGGCCACCCACCTGGAGCGGGTCCGGGACGCCCTCGACCTCGTCGCGGCGCACCTCGCGACCCGGGCCCGCGCCGCCGACCGCACCACGTGGGCCGTCGGGGAACTGCTGTCCAGCGACGCGGGCTCGCGGGCCCAGGCCGTGGAGGAGCTGCAGCGCGACGGGCTGCTGCCCCCGGTCGTGACCGTCGTGGCCCTCGCCCCCGCCGACGGCGGCCCGACCGGGACGGTCAACGGGTGGCTGCTGCCCCGCTCCGTGCTCGTGTCGGCGGTCGGGCACCGCGCGGCGCTGGTCGTCCCCGGAACGCTCGACGGGGCGGGGATCGCGGCGCGCGCGGCGGGCGCGCTGTCGTCCCAGCACCCCGCGGGGGTCGCCGTCGGGGTCTCCGGGATCGTCAACGCGACCCAGGCGCACACCGGGTGGCAGCAGGCCGACGCCGCGCTGCGCTCCGGGGGCGCTGGAGTGCGCGAGTGGGAACGGCTGGGGGCGTTGCGGCTCCACGCGCTCGCCGACCCGGTCGCGCTGTCCACCGTCGTGCGCGACGAACGGGCCGTGCGGTTGTTCGCCACCGAACCGGAGCTGGTGGAGACGGCCCGGACCTACCTCGACCTGGCCGGCAGCGCGCAGCGCACGGCCGCCGCGCTGTCGATCCACCGCCAGACCCTCTACCACCGGTTGCGGCGGATCGCGGCGGTCAGCGGGTACGACCTGGACGACGGGCGGGACCGGTTGGCGCTGCACCTGGCGCTGGTGCTCGGGTGA
- a CDS encoding MFS transporter, with protein sequence MSHPERVADRRTLLALPGVPLVFVASSLVRLSYATLVLSLLLTVQTATGSYAVAGTALGAYGVTGFAMPLKSRFLDRRGARRVLPWMSVGFAVAVLSLTRTSSPVLCCAAAVAAGVAAPPVGPTVRAAWARLTPRPPARQRAYALDAVVESALFAVGPVVASATAVTLGPAGALAVTAGTHVLGSMLMSRSPLLTRVAAPAATTARPSRTRNLLGPLTRPGYAVLLLFTFGTGLANDPLEVAVVARGQEGSAVTAGLLLAVLSISAAVSGLTWGHVVGRWFPLRRAADWTVLAVLATVTALAAVVAALGSGSVLLVVALIVVGSAGAPLAVVTYTAADRLGGQDGGSEATSWVNAATNLGASLGTAGAGLLVESGGSADAFRAAAVVAGVAGAGAWVRRARERRRGV encoded by the coding sequence GTGTCCCACCCCGAACGGGTGGCGGACCGTCGCACGCTCCTGGCCCTGCCCGGAGTGCCGCTGGTGTTCGTCGCCTCGAGTCTCGTCCGGCTGTCCTACGCCACCCTCGTCCTGTCCCTGCTGCTGACGGTCCAGACCGCCACCGGCTCCTACGCGGTGGCCGGCACCGCGCTCGGCGCGTACGGCGTCACCGGGTTCGCCATGCCGCTGAAGTCCCGGTTCCTCGACCGGCGCGGAGCCCGCCGGGTGCTCCCGTGGATGAGCGTCGGCTTCGCCGTGGCCGTGCTGTCGCTGACCCGCACGTCCTCACCGGTCCTGTGCTGCGCGGCCGCCGTCGCCGCGGGCGTGGCCGCCCCGCCCGTCGGGCCCACGGTCCGGGCCGCGTGGGCCCGGCTCACGCCCCGACCGCCCGCCCGGCAGCGGGCCTACGCCCTGGACGCCGTCGTGGAGTCGGCGCTGTTCGCCGTCGGTCCGGTGGTGGCCAGCGCGACGGCGGTGACCCTCGGACCGGCGGGGGCGCTCGCCGTCACCGCCGGGACCCACGTGCTGGGGTCGATGCTGATGTCCCGTTCTCCCCTGCTGACCCGGGTCGCGGCGCCCGCTGCGACCACCGCCCGGCCGTCACGCACCCGGAACCTCCTGGGCCCGCTGACCCGGCCGGGGTACGCCGTCCTGCTGCTCTTCACGTTCGGCACCGGACTCGCGAACGACCCCCTCGAGGTCGCCGTCGTCGCACGCGGACAAGAAGGTTCCGCCGTGACCGCGGGGCTGCTGCTGGCGGTGCTGTCGATCTCGGCGGCGGTCTCCGGTCTCACGTGGGGTCACGTCGTCGGCCGCTGGTTCCCGCTGCGGCGGGCGGCGGACTGGACGGTGCTGGCCGTCCTGGCGACGGTGACCGCGCTCGCGGCAGTCGTCGCGGCCCTCGGGTCCGGGTCGGTGCTCCTCGTGGTGGCCCTGATCGTGGTGGGTTCCGCCGGCGCGCCCCTCGCGGTCGTCACCTACACCGCCGCCGACCGGTTGGGCGGGCAGGACGGTGGTTCGGAGGCGACGAGCTGGGTGAACGCCGCGACCAACCTCGGGGCGTCCCTCGGCACCGCGGGTGCGGGTCTCCTC